The DNA window GTCGCGACCGGTTACCTGGAAATTTTTTTCCGCGAATGCAAAATCGTCCTTTGAGCCTATTCCGAGAGGCGGTTCTGTGCCGGGCTTTCCGAGCAGCACCACATTCTTGCCTTCCTTGTCCTTGAAATTTTTCAGTTCATAGTATTTTATTGTTCCCCCCATGCTTGTATAGACGGCTGAATACAGATCGTTTTCGACTTTTATCTCTTTTTCATGCTGCGATAGCTGTATGTCACCGGTCAGGGGAAGCGAGGGAGGCTGTGCAGCAGTTTGCTGGCGTTCTGCCGGAACCGTCTGCTCATTTCCAGTTGCAGGCGTCTGAGGTTTCTGTGGTTCAGGCGGCATTACGAAAAACTGATATGCAAGGAGAATTAAAAATGCCAGCGCTACTGCAATAAGTGCTCTGTTTTCCATGTCTATTTTACAGGGTCATGTCCGCCTGGGTGAAACGGATGACACCGCAATAACCTCCTGAATGAAAGATATGATCCTTTTATGCAGCCATATCTGCTGATTGCATCCATCGAATACTGTGAACATGAGGGAGAAAACCTGCAGCTCGTGGGGAAAAGCGGCGACAGAAGATATTTATACAGCTTTAAAACTGACAGCAATGCTTTTTTCATGCATGAACCTTGACAAATAATTTTTTATTTCAATAATGAAATCGTCTAGTCTTCCCTCAACAGAGGACCTCTTCGCAACAATCACAAAGTCGCAGCGGCATGCAGTCCCACCGAGTGCTTTTCTTATGGCCTCTCTCAGAAGTCGTTTTATCCTGTTCCTGGTAACCGCTGTGCCGAGTTTTTTCCCAACAGACAGTCCGAGGCGGTTGAAAGCGAGACCGTTCGGTCTGGCATAGATGACGAGATATCGTGAAGCCAGGTGTTTCCCTTCCCTGAATACCAAATCAAAATCCCGTCGTTTCGTTAAGGAGCGTAAAAGGGCTTCACGCATTAAACAGAGAGTTTTTTGCGCCCTTTGGCCCTTCTTCTCTTGATAACCTTCTGTCCGCCTGGAGAACTCATCCTTTCGAGAAAGCCGTGAGTCTTTTTCCGCTTTTTTGTGTGTGGATGATATGTAGTGTAAGTACCCATAATTTTGAACCTAAATTATAGTTTTTCGCGAAAACTAATGTCAAGTCCGGAAAGATGCCGGAACCGAACATCCCTCCGTCGCTTTACAATTGTCTCTGTCAGATGTTACATTTTTGCATGAAATACGGGGAGAAAAAGATCAGGCAAGCCTCACTGGAGATATGGGATAATCCGAGTCCTGAGAGGGATTATGAAATACATATCAGTTTTCCGGAATTTACCTGCCTCTGCCCGCGTTCAGGATATCCTGATTTCGCCGCCATTCACATACGCTATAAGCCGGGAAAGCGCATTGTGGAACTGAAATCGCTGAAACTGTATCTGAATGCATTCCGTGATACACACATCTCGCATGAGGCAGCTACAAACAGGATTTACGAAGAACTTGAAAAGAGACTGAAGCCGAAATTCCTTGAAGTAACAGGGGATTTTAACCCGCGGGGGAATGTAAAGACGCTCGTAAAGGTCTGCTCTGATCAGCAGCCGAAGGCAAAACGCTAGGTTCTGCTTTCAGGCTCCCCTTGCCTTTTCGATAAACAGCTGCATTTTATGGTGGTCCTTTTTCCCTTTTTCTGCTTCAATGCCGCTGCTGACATCTACACCATACGGCCTGACGCGCTGTATGGCCTGATGAATATTGTCCGGCGTGAGCCCTCCCGCAAGAATAATCCTGCCGAACTGCTTTGCGTACATTGCAATGTCCCAGTTGAAGATCTGGCCCGTGCCGCCATATACGTTGGGAGTATAAGTATCAAGAAGGAAGGCGGAAACCCTGTCCCTGAAGTGCACAAGAGGGTCAAGGCTTTCAAGGGACTTAACCCTTATTGCTTTTATCAGCCGCCTTGAAAAATTGCATGCTTCTGGCGGTTCATTGCCATGGAGCTGCACAACGTCTATGCCTGCTGCGGATATGGTTTTTTCTATCTGATCAAATGGTTCGTCGACAAAAACCCCGATTGTGGTAACGAATGAGGGGAGTCTTCTGATGATTTCCGCTGCATCGTCAGGTCTGATATATCGCGGGCTGCCCCGGAAAAAAACGAATCCGACGGCATCAGCTCCGAGATCGACTGCTGCCATGGCATCGTCGAGATTCGTGATGCCGCAGATTTTAATTCTGACCTGCATAGCATCATTGTATCATATCTGCGCTGTTTTCCCTGTCAGCAAGTCAATCATGCCCGCTATGTCACGGGATTCCATGAAAGACGTGCCGACAAGCATCGCATCAATTCCTGCTTCCCCGAGTGTTCTGACATCCTCCCTTGTTTTTATCCCGCTCTCCGCCACCACAATCTTATGGGAAGGGATTTCTTTTTTCAGCATGAAGGTGGTGTTGATGTCAATCGCCAGTGTTTTCAGGTTTCTGTTATTGATGCCGATGATTTTGCAGTCTGTGGAAAGCGCGGTTTCGAGTTCCCGGTAATCATGAATCTCGAAAAGGACTGAAAGCCCGAGTTCTGCCGCAAGATGAAGGTATTCCTTCGCCTGGTTCTTATCGAGAATTGCCGCGATCAGCAATATTGCATCCGCACCGTGAGCCCTTGACTCATAGATCTGGTATTCATTAAAAAGGAAATCCTTTCTCAGGACAGGTCCGGAGTAGACTTTCCTGGTATCAGAAAGGAAAGAAAGGTTTCCCTGAAAGAAGTGCTCCTCAGTAAGCACAGAAACCGCATCTACCGCCTTTTTTTCATATATCCCGGCTATTGAAAGATGGTCGAAATCCCTTCGTATGACCCCTTTCGACGGAGAAGCCTTCTTGATCTCCGCGATGAGTTTTACCGGCCCCCCGGGGGAACGCATTACCGCTGACATGAAATCCCTCGGTTTTTCATTCTCACGGATCCTGTGTTTCAGCTCGGAAACGGGCTGGCGGGATCTCACTTTGTTCAGTGCTTCCTTTTTTCTGAAGACAATGTCATCAAGAATTCCCATGCAGGCATTTTATCCAACTGCTGCATATTTTGTAAATTCTCCGCTTCATTTTTGCTATAATCCTCACAACGATACGGGATCGAATGGCGCCACTCCCTGCAGCGTCCGTTCGTTGCTCACCTGTGGGTGATAACGCTCCGGCTGATGTCAGGGAAGGACGGAAAAAAGAGCA is part of the Nitrospirota bacterium genome and encodes:
- the yidD gene encoding membrane protein insertion efficiency factor YidD; this encodes MKKALLSVLKLYKYLLSPLFPTSCRFSPSCSQYSMDAISRYGCIKGSYLSFRRLLRCHPFHPGGHDPVK
- the rnpA gene encoding ribonuclease P protein component translates to MREALLRSLTKRRDFDLVFREGKHLASRYLVIYARPNGLAFNRLGLSVGKKLGTAVTRNRIKRLLREAIRKALGGTACRCDFVIVAKRSSVEGRLDDFIIEIKNYLSRFMHEKSIAVSFKAV
- the rpmH gene encoding 50S ribosomal protein L34, giving the protein MGTYTTYHPHTKKRKKTHGFLERMSSPGGQKVIKRRRAKGRKKLSV
- the queF gene encoding preQ(1) synthase, with protein sequence MKYGEKKIRQASLEIWDNPSPERDYEIHISFPEFTCLCPRSGYPDFAAIHIRYKPGKRIVELKSLKLYLNAFRDTHISHEAATNRIYEELEKRLKPKFLEVTGDFNPRGNVKTLVKVCSDQQPKAKR
- a CDS encoding phosphoribosylanthranilate isomerase; its protein translation is MQVRIKICGITNLDDAMAAVDLGADAVGFVFFRGSPRYIRPDDAAEIIRRLPSFVTTIGVFVDEPFDQIEKTISAAGIDVVQLHGNEPPEACNFSRRLIKAIRVKSLESLDPLVHFRDRVSAFLLDTYTPNVYGGTGQIFNWDIAMYAKQFGRIILAGGLTPDNIHQAIQRVRPYGVDVSSGIEAEKGKKDHHKMQLFIEKARGA
- the trpC gene encoding indole-3-glycerol phosphate synthase TrpC: MGILDDIVFRKKEALNKVRSRQPVSELKHRIRENEKPRDFMSAVMRSPGGPVKLIAEIKKASPSKGVIRRDFDHLSIAGIYEKKAVDAVSVLTEEHFFQGNLSFLSDTRKVYSGPVLRKDFLFNEYQIYESRAHGADAILLIAAILDKNQAKEYLHLAAELGLSVLFEIHDYRELETALSTDCKIIGINNRNLKTLAIDINTTFMLKKEIPSHKIVVAESGIKTREDVRTLGEAGIDAMLVGTSFMESRDIAGMIDLLTGKTAQI